DNA from Corynebacterium aurimucosum ATCC 700975:
TCAAGCCCTGGAACGGCAGGGCTGGAGTGCAAAGGACCTCGACCACATCGAGATCAATGAGGCCTTCGCCGCGGTAGTGGTGCATTCCGCGAGGGTCCTTGGAATCCACCCCGATGACGTGAATCCGCAGGGCGGAGCGATTGCCCTGGGGCACCCTATCGGTGCTTCCGGTGCACGGCTCGTGGTGCATGCGGCGCACCTCTTGGCAGAATCCCATGCCCGCCGCGCCGGGGTCACGTTGTGCGGCGGCGGTGGACAAGGTGAAGCCCTGTTGCTTGAGGCTGTGAACTAACCCCGCCCATAGATGAGTAGAAAAATAGGAGAAGAAGATGACGAATGAGATTATTAGCGAAGTTCGTGGACACGCCGGCGTGCTCACGCTCAATCGGCCCAAGGCCATTAACGCGCTGAACCAGACGATGATTGATGAGATGACGGCGGTGCTTCAGGAGTGGCAGGATGATGACCGCGTCAAGCTCGTTATTCTCCGCGGCGCTGGCGAACGCGGGCTATGCGCGGGCGGTGACGTCGCAGCCTTGTACCACGATGCCCTGGAAGGCGGAACCGCAGGCGCCCATTTCTGGAAGACGGAATACGAGCTGAACTATCTGATCTCCACCTATTCCAAGCCTTACGTGGCGCTCATGGAAGGCATCGTGCTGGGCGGTGGAATCGGCGTGTCGGCGCACGCCTCGCACCGCATCGTGAGTGAGGATTCACGCATCGGCATGCCGGAAGTAGGAATTGGGTATTCGCCCGATGCCGGCGGTTCCTACCTGCTGTCCCGAGCTGCAGATCGCCTTGGCCGCCACCTGGCCTATACCGCGATCCACGTGGGCGCCGCGGAGGCGATCGATACCGGTTTTGCGGATTACTTCGTGCCCAAGGACAAGCTCGACGCGTTGGTAGAGCAGCTGGTGGAGTCGGGGGAACCGGCAGACATCGAGAAGTTTTCCGAAGAGGTGGGACCCGGCTTCGGGGAGGATCGCGCCGAAATGGTTGAGGTCTATGCCGCGGAGACTGCCGAGGAAACCTTGGCCCGGCTACAGGAGCGCGCAGCCGCCGGGGGTGAAGGCCACTGGGCCGCGAAGGCTACCAAGCGGATGAGCCTTAACTCCCCACTGGGAATCCGCGTTACCGAAGAATCCCTGAACCGCAATGCGTCGATGAGCTTCGCAGAAACCTTGACGCAAGAATTCTGGATGTCCGTGAACATGCAAAAGCACAAGGAATTCGTCGAGGGTATCCGCGCGCAGATCGTTGATAAGGACCGTAACCCTTCCTGGGAATACGAGTCCATCGGCGCCGTCCCACCGGACGTCGTGGCGTCTATTCTCGAACACAGCGAAGGCAATGTGGAAGCTCCCACATTCGATACCTCCGAAAACTAGGCACAGCCACCCCCTGCTCACGAGCCAGATATAGCACTACCCGAAATCACAGAAAGGACACTAGTTCCATGGCAATTCTTACTGAAAAGCGCGGCCGCGTCGCACTCATCACCCTTAACCGTCCGGAAGCACTCAACGCGCTGAACAACGACACCATGCTTGAGGTCACGCACGCGGTCCAGGAATTCGACGCCGATGGAGAAGTAGGCGCAATCGTTATTACCGGTTCCGACAAGGCCTTTGCCGCCGGCGCAGATATCAAGGAGATGTCTTCGAAGACGGCGACGGAGATGTACACCGCGGACTGGTTCGCCGGCTGGGACGTCCTCACGCGCGCTCGCACGCCCATTATCGCGGCGGTCAACGGCTACGCGCTTGGCGGCGGTTGCGAGCTAGCCATGATGTGTGACTTCATTATCGCCGGTGACAAGGCCAAGTTTGGCCAGCCCGAGGTCAACCTCGGCGTTACCCCGGGCATGGGCGGCTCCCAGCGCCTAACCCGTGCCATCGGAAAGGCCAAGGCAATGGAGATGTGCCTGACCGGCCGCATGATGGCAGCGGAGGAAGCAGAGCGCTCTGGTCTCGTGGCCCGCGTGGTTCCCGCCGACGAGCTCCTCGATTCCGCGCTAGAAACCGCGCAGCTCATCGCCTCGAAGTCCTTCGTCGCAACGTCCCAGATCAAGGAACAAGTCAATGCCGTGGATGAGCTCTCGCTGTCCCAGGGCATCCAGTTTGAGCGCCGCACCTTCCACGCACTCTTCTCATCCCACGACCAAAAGGAAGGAATGGCAGCCTTCGTGGAGAAGCGTGACCCAGACTTCAAGCATGCTTAAGCTCCTTCGCTCTGCGAAGTAGCTCTGAGGGGGATTAGTTCTCAGACAAAAACTGCCCTAGTTGCCAAAGTTGAAGCCCGTGAATCGGGCAGGGCGGGAGCGCAGGTTTTGCAGATAGGGCAGTTCCGTCGCTCTACTGAGCCTCTGGGGACTCGACGTCCTCGCCGGCGGCGCGGCGAATACGGTTGGCGGCAGCGATAACGCGATCTTGTTCGCGTGCGGGCAGTGCAATGGACTCGAAATAGCGATCAAGTGCCGGTCCCGCCGCGGAAGCCAGCACGATGCCTTGGTCGGTGACCATCACCAAGGTCGAGCGCTTATCTTTAGGGTCGCTTACCCGCGTGATCAGTCCGTCCTTTTCCAACTTGCGCACCGTGTGGGTCAGTGATGCCGGCGGGAGTTGTAGGCGAGAACTGATCTTCGACATCGGCATGCTTCCTGCGCGTGACCACATGAGCACGGCGAGGACCTCAAATTGGCTATAGCTCACCCCAAAGGGAGCGAGAGCCTCCTCGGCACCGTTTCTCAAAATATGGGCGGCGCGCTCGAAGGAGGAGACCGTGGCCAGGCCACGCGCGGAGTGCGCGGAATAGCGCTGAGCCCACTGGCGGCGTGCTTCAGCAATGATATCCATGAGCCGGAAAAGACCTCCTTGTAGCGTGTGAGACAACTATAAGCGACAGCTTCACTGTTCCGAGAACCCGGATAAGAGAAACAAAGGCCCCAGCCGGAAGCTGGAGCCTGCATCATCGAAAGGCGGGTGGTGCTAGCCCTTCAGCGACGGAAAGTCGGAATCAGCAAACTCCGTCGAAGCTGTCGTCTCACCGCCATCAGCTGAGTGGATCTCGGTTTCGCGCTTGCGCAGATCGACGCGGCGAATCTTGCCAGAGACCGTCTTTGGCAGCTCGTAGAACTCGAGGCGGCGGATACGCTTATACGGCGCCAAGCCATCACGGCAGTGCTTGAGGATGGCTTCGGCCGTCTCCGCGTTTGGCTCGTAGCCATTCGCCAAAGCCACGTAGGCCTTCGGCACGGCAAGGCGAATGGGATCCGGGGAAGGAACCACCGCTACTTCGGCGACGGCCGGGTGCTCGATGACGACGGACTCGAGCTCAAAGGGGGACAGGCGGTAGTCGGAAGCCTTGAAGACATCATCGGCACGGCCAATGTAGAAGATGTATCCGTCTTCATCGCGTTCCGCCGTATCACCCGTGTGGTAGTAACCATCGCGGAAGACCTCCGCATTCTTGTCGGGATCGTTGAAGTAACCCACCGTCAGGCCGACTGGGCGGGGATCAATCTTCAAACAGATTTCACCGGTATCCCCAATCTCATCCGTAGCGGGATCCTTGAGCACGACTTCCCAACCCGGCAGCGGGCGGCCCATAGAACCAGGCTTGACCTTTTGCTCCGGGGTGTTGGCGATCTGCAGGGTGGTTTCCGTCTGCCCGAAGCCATCGCGAACATCAGTGTGCCAGGCCTTGCTGATGGTGCTGATGAGCTCAGGGTTCAGCGGTTCGCCCGCCGCGACGAGCTTCTTCGGCGGGGTCTTCATGCGACCCAGGTCCGCCTGGACGAGCATGCGCCACACTGTCGGCGGGGCGCAGAAGCTGGTGACACCTTCTTCCTCCATCTTGTCCATGAGCGCAGCAGCGTCGAAGCGCGCATAGTTGTACAGGAAGATAGTGGCCCCGGCGATCCAGGGGGCAAAGAAGTTTGACCACGCGTGCTTGGCCCAGCCGGGGGCGGCGACGTTGAGGTGGACGTCGCCAGGCGCCAGGCCGATCCAGTACATCGTGGTGAGGTGCCCCACCGGGTAGGAGGTATGGGTGTGCTCGACGAGCTTCGCCTTCGACGTGGTACCGGAGGTGAAGTAGAGCAGGAGGGTTTCATCTGCCTTGGTTTCCTGCTTCGGCGTGTAGACCTCAGAACCCGTGAAAGAATCTGAGTAGCGCAGGGTCGGGTGCGCCGACTGCGCTTCTGGTTCATCACCAACCTGGATAACCGTGAAATCACCGGTGACGTCCTGGAACTTCACGGCATCCTCGGCATTGGCCACAACCCAGGAAATGTTGGCGCGGTCGGTCCGGTCTTGCAGATCTGCCGCACCCAGCATGGCGGTTGCCGGGTTGAGCACGAAGCCCGCCTTGATACAGGCCAGCATGCACTCCCACAGTTCCACCTGATTATTGAGCATGAGCATGACGCGGTCACCGCGCTGAACGCCTTGTGCTTCCAGCCAGTTGGCTAGCTGTGCTGAGCGAGCGGACATCTCGGCGAAGGTGCGGCGCGTGCTGCTGCCGTCGGTTTCACAAATGACGAGCGCCTCGCGGTCCTTGGAATCCTCCGCGGTGGCGAGGTGATCGAACCAATCGAGGGCGAAGTTGAAGTGCTCGAAGCGCGGCCACTCGAAGTTGCTGCAGGCTGCTTCATAATCGGTCTGATAAGAAACCAGCAGATCGCGGGCTGCTTGGAATTGTTCGGTCACCGTGGTCATTGGTTCTCCTCTAGCTTGTGCTCATGTGGGGGGGAAGGACGCTACATTGCCTATGGTCCGCGTCCCAGACCATGCGTCAATGTGACGTGGGTCGCAGCCTACTTTACTTTGAGTTCGAAGTAATTTCTAGAGGATGTGGGTAGCCTGTGTGAAAGTCGCAGGCTAGCGCCGTGAAATTCCATGAAGGATGAGCTGGCCAAGCGTGTGGTAGGCCTCGGCTGGAGCTAAGGTGTCCGAGTAGAAGCCCTGCTGGATGTCGGTCATGGAGCGCTGGATTAGGCGGGAGACAAAATCCGTGTACTCCGCTGTGAACTCGCCGGCTGCAACGCCGTGGCTGAGCAGCTCATGGATGGTTTCGGTAGCCCTGCGTGTGTTGAGGCTGAATACCTCCTGGGCGGCGGGTTCGGAGGCAAGATCGCGCATAAACTCCGGGCTGGCGGGCTCTAGGGCGATGGTCATGGAGGAGAAGTATTTCTCAAGCGCTTGGGCGTATGTGGGTGCCTTGGTGACCGCGGTGCGGCGTGCAATTTCCTTAAAGAAACTGACTAGTACACGCCGAATGATGGCATCCCTCGATGGGCCCAGCGCATAGATGGTGGACTTGGAGCATTGGTAGCGCTTGGTTGCGCCATCGATGGTGAAGGACTCGAAGCCCTCGGCCAGGAAGTCCTGCAAAAGGGCGTTAAAGAGCTCTCGCTGCCGTGGTGTGAGTGGCTGGGTCATGTGTCTCTCCGTCTGTGTCGATTCCGGCCTTGAGGGGCTCTTTTGGGGCGGGCTGGGGGTCCTGTGTTGTGAAAACTGATCATAGAACACAGTGTGGGGAGTACGGAAATATGTATAATCGTACCCATTCAATGTGAAGTGCCCCATTGATTTCCTGACCTACAAGACCGTCTATGGCCTCAAATGAATCCATGTAGTCGCGACAAGATCCAGCTAGAAAGGTAGAAAACTATGCCGCCGATCCTTGGCCCACAGCATCCCAGCGGGAAACACTTGGAGAAGATCAAGTACCCCCACGCCGATATCTTCGCCGTCGCTGACCGCCTAGTCCCCGAAGAGCAGGCACGCCTGGCGGAGATCCACGAGTTTCTGCAGACGGAGATTCGCCCGGTCGTGGGCGAATACTGGGACCGCGAAGAGCTGCCTTTCGACCTGCTTCCCCGGATGGCGGAGATGGGCTTGGGTGAAATCGAGCTCACCAACACCTCACGGCTCTACCGTGGGCTGGTGTACGCGGAAGTCACCCGCGCAGACGTATCGCTCTCGGCGTTGGTGGGCATCCACAATGAGCTCGTCCTGGGGCTCATTGACAAGCTAGGCTCCCCAGAGCAGAAGGACACCTGGTTGGCAGGCCTGCGTCAGTTCACCAAGGTGGGCTGCTTCGCGCTGACCGAGCCGGACCACGGCTCCGATATCGCCGGCGGTCTTGCCACAACGGCGGAGCGCACCGCCGAGGGCTGGGTTATCAACGGCGCGAAGCGCTGGATTGGCGCCGGTACTTTTGCTGATTTCGCCATCACCTTCGCCCGCGATACGGCGGATGATGAGATTAAGGCATTCATCGTTGAGCTCGACCGTGACGGTGTTACGCGCAGCAAGATCTCGCGCAAAATGGGTCTGCGCATCATGCAGAATGCGGACCTTAACTTCGACAACGTCCTCATCCCACACGAGAACCTCATCCCTGGCGCCGAATCCTTCGCCAACGTCAACGACTTCCTGTGCTATTCCCGCGCCTGGGTGGGCTGGCAGGGAGCTGGGCTGCAGCTCGGCATCTTCGATAAGGCCCGCGAGTACGCGGTCAAGCGCGAGCAGTTTGGCCGGCCCATTGCGAAGTTTCAGCTGGTGCAGGAGCAGCTCTCCCGCATCCTTGGCAACGCCACTGCCTCACTCGCCATGATGGCCCAGCTGGCGGAGGTCCAGGAACAGGGCAAGCTGGAAATGCCGTTTGCCGCCCTGGCGAAGGCAACGACCACGCGCCTGGCGCGCGAATCTGCAGCCGCGGGCCGCAACATCGGCGGTGGAAACGGCATTCTCACAGAGTATGACCTGTCGAAGATGATGGATGATGCCGAGATTCTCTTCACCTATGAGGGAACCTACGACATCAACTCGCTCATCGTCGGCCGTGCGGTTACTGGCGTATCCGCCTTCGTTTAAGCAGCTCCGCCCTCGTAATCACTGTCCACACATTTGCAGCACTACACATCCCACGCCCCGCTGTGATCAAAGGAGAAACCATGAACCTACACGAAGCCTCTGCCGTCGTGACCGGCGGTGCATCCGGCCTTGGAGCGGCCACGGCCGCGGCACTCGCAGAGCACGGAGCCACGGTCACCGTGCTCGACTTGTCCGTTCCGGAGGAACAGCACAGTGGCATCGACTACACGGCAGTCGACGTCACCGATGCCGCTGCCGTGCGGGAGGCTGTCCTCGCCGCGGCATCTTCAGCGCCGCTGCGTGTAGCGGTAAACTGCGCCGGAATCTGCCCCTCGGCGCGCATCTTCGGACGCAAAGGCCCGCACGATCCGGAGCTGTTTTCTAAGACCATAAACGTCAACCTCATGGGTACCTTCCACGTCATGACCGCGGCCGCCGAGGCGATGGCCCAGGCAGAACCACTCGATGAGGACGGCCAGCGCGGCGTCATCATCAACACTGCCTCCGTCGCGGCCTTTGAAGGGCAGGTAGGGCAGGCAGCCTATGCGGCGTCAAAAGGCGCGGTGGCCGCCCTGTCGATTACCGGGGCCCGGGACCTGGCGTCACTGGGCATCCGTGTCAATGCCATCGCGCCGGGCGTGGTGGCCACCCCGATGATGGAGCAAATCACCCCGGAGTTCCGTGAGCAGCTCGAAGCCACCGTGCCTTTCCCCGCCAGGCTGGCAAAGCCAGAGGAGTTTGCTGCCCTGGCCTTGTCTATCGCGGAGAACCCCTATATCAATGGCGAGACGATTCGCCTGGATGGCGCACTGCGTATGCCGCCGCGCTAAGGGTTCGCACCGCGTACTCACTAATGCTGCCCCGCACGTGCGCCCTGCATGCGCGGGGCCTAGCCATAAGCGGGCAAGCCCCAGTAGGGGAAGATGGCGCGCGTGGTCTGTACTAGCGCCGCGTGGGGCTTTTCCGCCATGACCTTGGTGGGGTCGAAGTCCCCGATGGCGGCGCATGCGCCTTCATCGCCCAGCGTGGGGGAGCCCTCCCAGCCGTCCGGCATCCGGGAGGAGGCGGCGAGCTCCACACCGGCGGCCGCGGCAAGTACCTGCGTCCAGGCGCGGGCGACGGCATCGACTCGATAGCCGCCGCCACCGAGGGCCACCCATCGTCCGCCCGCAAATTGCTGTGCCCACACCGCCACCGAGCGGTAGGCGCGCGCCATCGCATCGATGGTGAGTTCCAGGTCCGCGAGGGGATCCGAACGGTGCGGATCCGCGCCGTGCTGGGAAATGATGAAATCGGGGCGGAATTTCTTGAGCAGCGGCGGGACGATCGCGTGGACGACCTGCAGCCATTCCTCATCCGTGACCCCACGGGGCAGGGCCACGTTGACGGCGGTGCCTTCCGCGCCTTGCCCACCAATCTCGTGCGCATAGCCTGTGCCGGGGAAGAGATAGAGCCCCGACTCATGGACCGAGATGGTCAGCACGTTGGGATCATCCCAAAAAATTTTCTCCACGCCGTCGCCATGGTGGGCGTCCAAGTCCAGGTAAACCACGCGTTGGGCGCCATTGGCCAGTAGCCACTGGATCGCAATGGCGGCGTCGTTATACATGCAGAATCCCGACATGGAATCGGCAAAAGCATGGTGCAGCCCGCCGGAAAGATTAACGGCCCGTGGCGCGCGGCCCTCCCATACAGCGCGCACGGCCGCAAGGGTGCCGCCGGCGATGCGCGCGGCGACCGTCGACAAGCCATGGCTAATCGGGTTGTCCTCAGTGCCCAGCCCAAACCGTTTGGACGGCACCTCGGCGCGGGTGGCAGCGATGTAGTCGGGGCTGTGCACGAGCTGCAAGTGCGAGGTGTTCAGTGGGGTGGGGCACTCGATATCGAACTCCTCCAGCACACTGAAGTGTTGCGCCAGCGACATCGCCGCGGCGACGCGGTCCGGCCCCATCGGATGCTGCGGGCCCAGCGAGTAACGGTACATCTCCTCCGAGGCAAAAAGCAGCGGCTTCGACTGGCTCATGACAGGGACCTCGCGAGAGGATCGCGGACATCACCCAGCGGGGCGATGCGCATGCGAGCCCCCACCACATCAGTCTGTTTCACCCCGGCGATAACCGGGGAGAGCTCGATGTCAACAAGAGCGGCAATATCGTCCTTGAGTTGGGTCAGCTGCATCATCACCTCCTCGACACGGTGTAACTTAGCGGCCTTGGTACCGCGGTAGCCGGCCAACAGGGGAGAGGCCTTCAAACAGCTGAGCATGTCCAGGGCATCCGTCCGGCGCAGCGGGGGCACGCGCCACTCGACGTCCCCCAATAGGTCCGAGGGCAGCCCGGAGAATCCCGCAGAAATCATCGGGCCCACGACGGGATCTTCGATGGCCCGGAGGGTAAGTGAGGCGCCCGCCGTGACCATGCGCTGCACCACCGGTATCAAGATTGCCGGGTCTTCGCCCAAGTGGAGATCGCACGTGAGTTGGGTGATGGTGGTCCACGCCCGCGCCATGGATTCCTCATCATGGATATCGCGCACGACAGTAGGCAGCTCCGAGCGGCCCCGCACCATCTGCGAGGTGCACTTGAGTACGACGTTCCAGCCATACTCGTGGCCGGCTGCAATGGCCTCCTCAAGGGTGTTCACCGGATTCCACGGAACAATGTCGATGCCATAGGCCCCCAGGATTCGCGCGCATTCCTCGTCGGTCGCCCACCTCCCGGTGGGAGAATCTACAAGTATCTCCGCCACGACTTTGCGTGCTTCGGCTAAGCCGGTGCTGGTGGCGAATTCATCGGCAGGGTTGGGGCGGGCGAGGGTGCGGCGACGTTCGTTATCGATGATGGTCGCCAACGCTTCGATGGCGTCGGCATAGGTGCCAAACACCGGTAGCTGTCGGGGTTCTTCGGGGCCTGGCGCGGTGCGAAAATCGGGAACGTCGAAGCCAACAAAACTGGCGATGAGCGGGGTATCCGTCGTTGTGGAAGCCAGCTGGGATAAGCTGGAATGCGCATCCTTGAGAATGAACTCGCCGACCTCCACGACAGCGCACAGCACCATGTCAATATCCGGATCCTCCAGCGCGCGCCGGGCCTGTTCCGTGATAGCGGGGGCAGGGTCGTCGACGACGGTGAGAGCGTGCGGGCGAAGCCCGAAGCGCCAGGCCGCCTGCTCCATCTGCGCGGTGAGGCCGGAGGAATTCGATATGACGGCGATACGGCGCCCCTGCGGCACTGGTTGGCGCGCGAGGAGCTGGGCGATGTCGAGCATGGCATCGCGGCGGGTGACCACCATGGCCCCGGTGTAGCGGATGATCTCATCCAGCGCGGCCGGGCTGGCCGCAGACAAATCTTCGACCGCGTAGTGTCGGGCGGACTTCAGCGCGCGCGAGGGAAGAAACACCACAACGTGCTTGTCCAGGGCCAGGCGTCGCAGAATTCGGAAGAACTTGCGCGGGTTACCAATCGAGTCGAGGGACAGCAGGCAGATGCGTGTGTTCTCATCCTGGCTCCAGAACTGCATGACGTCATTGCCGGTGACATCGGCGAAGGAACCAGCAGCGATGAAGTTGCTTAACCCGCAGCCGAGTTGTAGCGCGTGGGAGAGTGCCAGGGTGGCCACGCCCGCCGACTGGGTAAAGAGCCCTACCTGCCCTGCGCGCGGCATGGGCGCGGGGCTTGCGTTGAGGCGCACCGACTCATCGGTGTTGATGAGGCCTAGAGCTGCGGGGCCGAGGGCGCGCAGGCCGTAGTCCCTGGCCGCGAGCACGATGTCGCGGGCCTCCTCGCGCGAGAGGTTAGGGTTCTGGCTGCGGGAGATGACCACAACGCCCTTGGCACCCGCGGCGGCAGCGGCCTGCATGACGTCGGCGCCGCCGCGTCCCTGAAACTCGATGACGACGAGATCGACTGGTTCAGCAAGGTCATAGAGCTCATCGACGCTGTGCAGGTTGCGCAGTGACCCAGTGAAGCCGGCGCTGGCCAGCTGCTGGCTGGAGAGCGTACCTACCACCGCCACGGAGCTCGGGTTGAGCAAACGGTGAATCGAGTTGGCTTCGGCGCGCAGCTCGCGGCGCTCCATGACATCGCGGGAATTCTCATTCGGCGCGATGTGGAAATCCACCCTAATGAAGCCATCCTCAAGCTCCGGCTTCGCAGAATAGCCTGCCCGCACGAAGACCTGCACCATCCTGCGGTTTTGTGTGAGCATTTCCGCGAAGAAGCGCTCCACTTTTCCTTCGCGCCCAATCTCCGCGAGGTGCTCAAGGAGGATATTAGCCACGCCTTTTCCGTGGTGGGAATCCTGAACAAGGAAGGAGACATCGCCCACGCGCGCAGGCAGGAACTGCTCGACGATGGAGTATCCGGCCACCGCCACGATATTGCCGCGCTCCACCATGACGAGCGTGACCTTGTCGTAGCCGTCTGTGTGCAACCACCGGTCCAGGTCATCGTCGGTGAGCGTGGGGTGCGTGCCGAAGAAGCGCAGGTACTTCGATTGATCCGAGACGCGGTCGTAGAAGGCGCGGATGGCGTCGCGGTCGGCCGGCGTGATGGGGCGCAGGGTGGCGATATCGCCATCGTTGAGGATGACATCGGCTTCCCAGCTCGTTGGTCCGGGGCCAAAAGGCGTGGTGGTCGCGGGCTGCTCCGTGTGGTCCATGTCATTACCTTAGCCCGGCCTTACCCGAGCTCAGGGTAGGTGAATGGCATTCACCCCACGGATTCCAAGGGAAGCCCAGGAGGAAAGTGCAGGACACAGCATGTATTTCAGTTCACGCCAGGGGGTGAACAGTGTTTTAACTCTCATTTTTCATGGCGTGTGACTCCGGACTGGGGTTAGTGTGTGACCCAAGCCATAGAGGGAGCCGGAGGTTCCAGGAAGGAGACGCGCCATGCG
Protein-coding regions in this window:
- a CDS encoding acetoin utilization protein AcuC; this translates as MSQSKPLLFASEEMYRYSLGPQHPMGPDRVAAAMSLAQHFSVLEEFDIECPTPLNTSHLQLVHSPDYIAATRAEVPSKRFGLGTEDNPISHGLSTVAARIAGGTLAAVRAVWEGRAPRAVNLSGGLHHAFADSMSGFCMYNDAAIAIQWLLANGAQRVVYLDLDAHHGDGVEKIFWDDPNVLTISVHESGLYLFPGTGYAHEIGGQGAEGTAVNVALPRGVTDEEWLQVVHAIVPPLLKKFRPDFIISQHGADPHRSDPLADLELTIDAMARAYRSVAVWAQQFAGGRWVALGGGGYRVDAVARAWTQVLAAAAGVELAASSRMPDGWEGSPTLGDEGACAAIGDFDPTKVMAEKPHAALVQTTRAIFPYWGLPAYG
- a CDS encoding SDR family NAD(P)-dependent oxidoreductase, with the protein product MNLHEASAVVTGGASGLGAATAAALAEHGATVTVLDLSVPEEQHSGIDYTAVDVTDAAAVREAVLAAASSAPLRVAVNCAGICPSARIFGRKGPHDPELFSKTINVNLMGTFHVMTAAAEAMAQAEPLDEDGQRGVIINTASVAAFEGQVGQAAYAASKGAVAALSITGARDLASLGIRVNAIAPGVVATPMMEQITPEFREQLEATVPFPARLAKPEEFAALALSIAENPYINGETIRLDGALRMPPR
- a CDS encoding enoyl-CoA hydratase; amino-acid sequence: MAILTEKRGRVALITLNRPEALNALNNDTMLEVTHAVQEFDADGEVGAIVITGSDKAFAAGADIKEMSSKTATEMYTADWFAGWDVLTRARTPIIAAVNGYALGGGCELAMMCDFIIAGDKAKFGQPEVNLGVTPGMGGSQRLTRAIGKAKAMEMCLTGRMMAAEEAERSGLVARVVPADELLDSALETAQLIASKSFVATSQIKEQVNAVDELSLSQGIQFERRTFHALFSSHDQKEGMAAFVEKRDPDFKHA
- a CDS encoding enoyl-CoA hydratase/isomerase family protein, whose amino-acid sequence is MTNEIISEVRGHAGVLTLNRPKAINALNQTMIDEMTAVLQEWQDDDRVKLVILRGAGERGLCAGGDVAALYHDALEGGTAGAHFWKTEYELNYLISTYSKPYVALMEGIVLGGGIGVSAHASHRIVSEDSRIGMPEVGIGYSPDAGGSYLLSRAADRLGRHLAYTAIHVGAAEAIDTGFADYFVPKDKLDALVEQLVESGEPADIEKFSEEVGPGFGEDRAEMVEVYAAETAEETLARLQERAAAGGEGHWAAKATKRMSLNSPLGIRVTEESLNRNASMSFAETLTQEFWMSVNMQKHKEFVEGIRAQIVDKDRNPSWEYESIGAVPPDVVASILEHSEGNVEAPTFDTSEN
- a CDS encoding AMP-binding protein, translated to MTTVTEQFQAARDLLVSYQTDYEAACSNFEWPRFEHFNFALDWFDHLATAEDSKDREALVICETDGSSTRRTFAEMSARSAQLANWLEAQGVQRGDRVMLMLNNQVELWECMLACIKAGFVLNPATAMLGAADLQDRTDRANISWVVANAEDAVKFQDVTGDFTVIQVGDEPEAQSAHPTLRYSDSFTGSEVYTPKQETKADETLLLYFTSGTTSKAKLVEHTHTSYPVGHLTTMYWIGLAPGDVHLNVAAPGWAKHAWSNFFAPWIAGATIFLYNYARFDAAALMDKMEEEGVTSFCAPPTVWRMLVQADLGRMKTPPKKLVAAGEPLNPELISTISKAWHTDVRDGFGQTETTLQIANTPEQKVKPGSMGRPLPGWEVVLKDPATDEIGDTGEICLKIDPRPVGLTVGYFNDPDKNAEVFRDGYYHTGDTAERDEDGYIFYIGRADDVFKASDYRLSPFELESVVIEHPAVAEVAVVPSPDPIRLAVPKAYVALANGYEPNAETAEAILKHCRDGLAPYKRIRRLEFYELPKTVSGKIRRVDLRKRETEIHSADGGETTASTEFADSDFPSLKG
- a CDS encoding TetR/AcrR family transcriptional regulator; this translates as MTQPLTPRQRELFNALLQDFLAEGFESFTIDGATKRYQCSKSTIYALGPSRDAIIRRVLVSFFKEIARRTAVTKAPTYAQALEKYFSSMTIALEPASPEFMRDLASEPAAQEVFSLNTRRATETIHELLSHGVAAGEFTAEYTDFVSRLIQRSMTDIQQGFYSDTLAPAEAYHTLGQLILHGISRR
- a CDS encoding GNAT family N-acetyltransferase, whose product is MDHTEQPATTTPFGPGPTSWEADVILNDGDIATLRPITPADRDAIRAFYDRVSDQSKYLRFFGTHPTLTDDDLDRWLHTDGYDKVTLVMVERGNIVAVAGYSIVEQFLPARVGDVSFLVQDSHHGKGVANILLEHLAEIGREGKVERFFAEMLTQNRRMVQVFVRAGYSAKPELEDGFIRVDFHIAPNENSRDVMERRELRAEANSIHRLLNPSSVAVVGTLSSQQLASAGFTGSLRNLHSVDELYDLAEPVDLVVIEFQGRGGADVMQAAAAAGAKGVVVISRSQNPNLSREEARDIVLAARDYGLRALGPAALGLINTDESVRLNASPAPMPRAGQVGLFTQSAGVATLALSHALQLGCGLSNFIAAGSFADVTGNDVMQFWSQDENTRICLLSLDSIGNPRKFFRILRRLALDKHVVVFLPSRALKSARHYAVEDLSAASPAALDEIIRYTGAMVVTRRDAMLDIAQLLARQPVPQGRRIAVISNSSGLTAQMEQAAWRFGLRPHALTVVDDPAPAITEQARRALEDPDIDMVLCAVVEVGEFILKDAHSSLSQLASTTTDTPLIASFVGFDVPDFRTAPGPEEPRQLPVFGTYADAIEALATIIDNERRRTLARPNPADEFATSTGLAEARKVVAEILVDSPTGRWATDEECARILGAYGIDIVPWNPVNTLEEAIAAGHEYGWNVVLKCTSQMVRGRSELPTVVRDIHDEESMARAWTTITQLTCDLHLGEDPAILIPVVQRMVTAGASLTLRAIEDPVVGPMISAGFSGLPSDLLGDVEWRVPPLRRTDALDMLSCLKASPLLAGYRGTKAAKLHRVEEVMMQLTQLKDDIAALVDIELSPVIAGVKQTDVVGARMRIAPLGDVRDPLARSLS
- a CDS encoding acyl-CoA dehydrogenase family protein translates to MPPILGPQHPSGKHLEKIKYPHADIFAVADRLVPEEQARLAEIHEFLQTEIRPVVGEYWDREELPFDLLPRMAEMGLGEIELTNTSRLYRGLVYAEVTRADVSLSALVGIHNELVLGLIDKLGSPEQKDTWLAGLRQFTKVGCFALTEPDHGSDIAGGLATTAERTAEGWVINGAKRWIGAGTFADFAITFARDTADDEIKAFIVELDRDGVTRSKISRKMGLRIMQNADLNFDNVLIPHENLIPGAESFANVNDFLCYSRAWVGWQGAGLQLGIFDKAREYAVKREQFGRPIAKFQLVQEQLSRILGNATASLAMMAQLAEVQEQGKLEMPFAALAKATTTRLARESAAAGRNIGGGNGILTEYDLSKMMDDAEILFTYEGTYDINSLIVGRAVTGVSAFV
- a CDS encoding MarR family winged helix-turn-helix transcriptional regulator, whose translation is MDIIAEARRQWAQRYSAHSARGLATVSSFERAAHILRNGAEEALAPFGVSYSQFEVLAVLMWSRAGSMPMSKISSRLQLPPASLTHTVRKLEKDGLITRVSDPKDKRSTLVMVTDQGIVLASAAGPALDRYFESIALPAREQDRVIAAANRIRRAAGEDVESPEAQ